In Nitrospira sp., the following are encoded in one genomic region:
- the urtB gene encoding urea ABC transporter permease subunit UrtB, which translates to MVISLAGISRNLSVLVLFLLPAIGLGLQSTSAASEADHAVSPVVLSADSIEQALLDVTSEDAVVRSKAVALLIEKGDASLVPKLDAIRAEADRAVRIAIKPVIDLLKNRANLTSEQPDTRRSAAADLVGTGRPEAITWLEEAAAKEKVWWVKYTMEEAAQLIQLRSQDPAVRLEAVKKLGDHRSQNSLSSLQELIEAGTQSGSTEEQRNLAAAAETAIEQINSWGWWANVIETLFRGISLSSILLIMSLGLAIVFGLMGVINMAHGELMMIGAYATFITQQAFIGWFSPEVFDWYFPVALPVAFLSAACFGWVLEATVIRFLYGRLLETLLATWGVSLILMQAARVYFGDLTAVIAPQALRGGAQVMVGVYLPYNRIFIIILSIICVLGIYFLLFRSNLGIRVRAVTQNRNMSACLGIPTRKVDSYTFAFASGLAGIAGWALTMVGNVDPGLGQNYIVDAFMVVVTGGVGKLAGTIWASLGIGGLNKLIEPVSGAVYGKVFILVGVILFLQWRPQGLFAAKGRSADA; encoded by the coding sequence ATGGTGATAAGCCTGGCCGGCATCTCGAGAAATCTATCTGTACTGGTTTTGTTCCTTCTTCCAGCGATTGGGCTTGGTCTCCAGTCAACGTCGGCTGCCAGCGAAGCGGACCATGCAGTCTCACCTGTAGTCCTCTCCGCCGACTCAATCGAACAGGCGCTTCTCGACGTGACAAGCGAGGATGCGGTGGTCCGCAGCAAGGCGGTCGCGCTCCTGATTGAAAAGGGTGATGCGAGCCTCGTCCCCAAACTCGATGCGATCCGGGCAGAAGCCGATCGGGCTGTCAGGATCGCTATCAAACCGGTGATCGATCTGCTCAAGAACCGCGCGAACCTGACAAGTGAACAACCGGATACCAGACGCTCGGCCGCCGCCGATCTGGTGGGGACGGGACGACCGGAGGCCATCACCTGGCTGGAGGAGGCTGCCGCAAAGGAAAAAGTCTGGTGGGTGAAGTATACGATGGAAGAGGCCGCGCAGTTGATTCAACTCCGTTCGCAAGATCCCGCCGTCCGTTTGGAGGCAGTCAAGAAGCTGGGTGATCACCGCAGTCAGAACAGCCTGTCGTCGCTCCAGGAATTGATCGAAGCGGGCACGCAAAGTGGGTCGACCGAAGAACAAAGGAATCTGGCTGCGGCAGCCGAAACCGCGATTGAACAGATTAACTCATGGGGTTGGTGGGCCAACGTCATCGAGACGTTGTTCCGGGGCATCAGCCTCAGTTCGATTCTCTTGATCATGTCCCTGGGGTTGGCCATCGTCTTCGGCTTGATGGGCGTTATCAATATGGCCCACGGAGAGCTGATGATGATCGGTGCCTACGCCACGTTCATCACGCAACAGGCTTTCATCGGCTGGTTTTCTCCGGAAGTGTTCGATTGGTATTTCCCAGTGGCCTTGCCTGTCGCCTTTCTGTCGGCTGCCTGCTTCGGCTGGGTGTTGGAAGCCACCGTGATTCGGTTTCTCTATGGACGTCTTCTTGAGACGCTCTTGGCGACGTGGGGCGTCAGCTTGATCTTGATGCAGGCCGCTCGGGTCTACTTCGGTGATTTGACCGCAGTCATCGCCCCGCAGGCCTTGCGCGGGGGCGCTCAAGTGATGGTGGGAGTCTATCTGCCCTACAATCGGATCTTCATCATCATCCTATCGATCATCTGTGTCTTGGGAATTTACTTTTTGCTCTTCCGGTCAAACCTGGGGATTCGGGTACGAGCGGTCACTCAAAATCGCAATATGAGCGCCTGCCTCGGCATCCCGACCAGAAAAGTCGATTCGTACACCTTCGCCTTTGCCTCCGGCCTGGCCGGGATCGCAGGCTGGGCTCTTACGATGGTCGGCAATGTCGACCCAGGGCTTGGGCAGAACTATATCGTCGATGCCTTTATGGTGGTCGTGACCGGAGGGGTCGGCAAACTCGCCGGGACCATCTGGGCTTCCTTAGGCATCGGAGGGCTGAACAAGCTGATCGAGCCGGTTAGTGGCGCAGTCTACGGCAAAGTTTTTATTCTGGTCGGGGTGATTTTATTCCTCCAGTGGAGGCCACAGGGCTTGTTTGCGGCCAAAGGACGGAGTGCCGATGCCTGA
- the urtC gene encoding urea ABC transporter permease subunit UrtC — translation MPEPMGTSQGSRETAVFYAVGVLFLLVVPLLNVLPAEDSWLHISDFRLNQFGKFLAFAILALGLDLIWGYCGVLSMGQGVFFGLGAYCMGMYLALQIGKESVYGSELPDFMVWTQVKELPLFWYPFKSFLGGFLGAILVPVLFATIFGFLAFRSRIKGVYFAIITQALAFAAWLVFNRNETRLGGTNGLTDFKQLLGFRLSDPSTQRGLYILTVLALAVSYLLCRWIVASRAGNVLIAIRDSESRVTFSGYTPWVYKLFVFVVAAGLAGLAGMLYVPQVGIITPAQIGVLPSLEVVIWVAVGGRGTLIGAILGAVAVNYGRSVLTNYFPEAWPFILGGLFVVVVTMFPDGLVGMIRKLTERKETRTPLIKAEGGTAA, via the coding sequence ATGCCTGAACCAATGGGTACCAGCCAAGGCAGCCGCGAGACGGCGGTCTTTTACGCCGTCGGTGTCTTGTTCCTACTCGTCGTCCCCCTGCTGAACGTGTTGCCTGCCGAAGATTCATGGCTGCACATTTCTGACTTTCGTCTCAATCAATTCGGCAAATTCTTGGCCTTTGCCATTCTGGCCCTCGGACTGGATCTGATCTGGGGTTATTGCGGGGTCCTCAGCATGGGCCAAGGGGTCTTTTTCGGGCTCGGCGCCTACTGTATGGGCATGTATCTAGCCCTCCAGATCGGGAAGGAAAGTGTGTATGGCAGCGAACTCCCGGATTTCATGGTCTGGACGCAGGTCAAAGAACTCCCCCTCTTCTGGTACCCGTTCAAAAGCTTTTTGGGTGGGTTCCTCGGGGCCATTCTCGTTCCGGTTCTCTTCGCGACGATCTTCGGATTTCTCGCCTTCCGTAGCAGAATCAAGGGGGTGTACTTCGCGATCATCACGCAGGCCTTGGCGTTTGCCGCCTGGCTGGTCTTCAATCGGAACGAAACGCGGCTCGGAGGCACGAATGGATTAACGGATTTTAAACAACTGCTCGGGTTCCGGCTCTCGGATCCGTCGACGCAACGGGGGCTCTACATCCTGACGGTCCTGGCCCTGGCCGTTTCCTACCTGCTCTGTCGCTGGATCGTGGCCTCGCGTGCCGGAAACGTGCTGATCGCGATCCGCGACAGCGAGTCACGAGTCACGTTTTCCGGCTACACCCCCTGGGTGTACAAGCTCTTCGTGTTTGTCGTAGCGGCAGGGCTCGCGGGACTAGCGGGGATGCTGTACGTGCCGCAGGTGGGCATCATTACGCCAGCTCAGATCGGGGTGTTACCGTCCCTTGAGGTCGTCATCTGGGTGGCGGTCGGCGGGCGCGGTACGCTGATCGGGGCAATCTTGGGTGCGGTGGCCGTTAACTATGGCCGTAGCGTGCTGACTAACTATTTTCCGGAGGCCTGGCCGTTTATCTTAGGTGGACTCTTTGTGGTTGTGGTGACGATGTTCCCGGACGGACTTGTAGGGATGATTCGGAAGTTGACCGAGCGAAAGGAGACCCGTACGCCGTTGATCAAGGCTGAAGGGGGGACGGCGGCGTGA
- the urtD gene encoding urea ABC transporter ATP-binding protein UrtD produces MTDGDLILNCENVVVDYDGFKALNNCNFSVHYNELRVVIGPNGAGKTTLLDVICGKTKPASGKVMFGKGINLVGKNAEDITKLGIGRKFQAPSVYGNLSVWQNLDLSVKRSSRGVFLNLVGKSSSAERERISEVLETIGLTDHAHDRAGSLSHGQKQWLEIGMVILQDPSLLLVDEPVAGMSDKETEQTGRLLQSLSEKHAIVVIEHDMDFVRQIARIVTVLAEGTVICEGTVEKVQADDHVREIYLGRAKVTH; encoded by the coding sequence GTGACGGACGGCGATCTGATTCTCAACTGTGAAAACGTGGTCGTCGACTACGACGGGTTCAAAGCGCTGAACAACTGTAATTTCAGCGTCCACTACAACGAGCTCCGCGTCGTCATCGGACCGAATGGCGCCGGCAAGACCACCTTGCTCGATGTGATCTGCGGGAAGACCAAACCTGCATCAGGTAAAGTGATGTTCGGCAAGGGCATCAATTTGGTGGGCAAGAACGCGGAAGACATCACGAAGCTCGGTATCGGGCGGAAGTTCCAAGCCCCATCGGTCTACGGCAACCTGTCAGTGTGGCAGAACTTGGATCTGTCGGTGAAGCGGTCGAGCAGGGGAGTGTTCCTCAACCTAGTTGGAAAATCGTCCTCAGCGGAACGAGAGCGGATCAGTGAGGTGTTGGAGACGATAGGATTGACGGACCATGCCCACGACCGCGCCGGTTCCTTATCGCACGGCCAGAAGCAGTGGTTGGAGATCGGCATGGTGATTTTGCAGGACCCGTCGCTGCTGTTGGTTGATGAGCCGGTCGCCGGCATGAGCGATAAGGAAACGGAACAGACCGGCCGCCTTCTCCAGTCACTGTCAGAAAAACACGCGATCGTCGTGATCGAGCATGACATGGACTTTGTCCGGCAGATCGCCCGGATTGTAACGGTGTTGGCAGAGGGCACGGTCATCTGTGAAGGCACGGTCGAAAAAGTGCAGGCTGACGACCATGTTCGAGAAATCTACCTTGGCCGAGCCAAGGTCACGCATTAG
- the urtE gene encoding urea ABC transporter ATP-binding subunit UrtE, producing the protein MAQETTRLTLALDNVNAYYGESHILRSVSFTIEPGEVVCLMGRNGVGKTTTLKTLTGLLPVRGGKIMFDGVDITHDRTDLRARKGLAYVPQGREIIPHLTVHQNLLLGYWNRPPISGDVSEKEAFEEVYHLFPKLTQILHRPGGVLSGGEQQQLAIGRAILSSPKLLLLDEPTEGIQPSIVDQIEDVIIGFKHSRRFAILLVEQGLHFAARLAEKYIVMARGAVMAQGKSTELNADMVRQHLTV; encoded by the coding sequence ATGGCACAAGAAACCACACGTTTGACGCTGGCACTTGACAACGTCAACGCGTACTACGGTGAGAGTCATATTCTTCGGAGCGTTTCGTTTACGATCGAACCGGGAGAGGTGGTCTGTCTGATGGGCCGAAACGGGGTCGGCAAAACAACTACTTTGAAGACGCTGACCGGGTTGCTTCCCGTACGTGGGGGCAAGATCATGTTCGACGGAGTGGATATCACTCATGACCGCACGGATCTTCGGGCGAGGAAGGGGCTGGCCTATGTCCCGCAAGGCCGAGAGATCATTCCACACTTGACGGTGCATCAAAATCTTCTTCTCGGCTATTGGAATCGTCCACCTATCAGCGGCGATGTTTCTGAGAAAGAAGCATTCGAGGAAGTCTATCACCTCTTTCCGAAGCTGACACAAATCCTTCACCGGCCAGGTGGGGTGCTCAGCGGCGGAGAACAACAGCAGTTGGCGATCGGAAGAGCGATCTTGTCGAGTCCGAAACTGCTGCTCTTGGATGAGCCGACGGAAGGGATTCAGCCGTCGATCGTCGATCAAATCGAGGACGTCATCATCGGCTTTAAGCATTCGCGCCGTTTCGCGATTCTCCTGGTCGAACAAGGCCTACACTTTGCCGCCCGACTTGCTGAGAAGTATATCGTGATGGCTAGAGGAGCAGTGATGGCTCAGGGCAAGAGCACGGAGTTGAATGCCGACATGGTGAGGCAACATTTGACGGTATAA
- a CDS encoding urease subunit gamma → MHLSPREQDKLMIYVAAQLATDRKKRGLKLNHPEAVAYMTAAVLEGIRDGKSVAELMTYGTQLLSRKDVMPGVPEMIPNFQVEGTFPDGTKLVTVHNPIP, encoded by the coding sequence ATGCATCTAAGCCCAAGAGAACAGGACAAGCTGATGATTTATGTGGCGGCGCAGCTTGCGACCGATCGCAAGAAGCGAGGCCTCAAGCTCAACCACCCGGAAGCTGTTGCGTACATGACGGCGGCAGTGTTGGAGGGGATTCGAGACGGAAAATCTGTGGCAGAGCTCATGACCTATGGGACTCAGCTGCTGTCTCGTAAGGATGTGATGCCTGGTGTGCCGGAAATGATTCCCAATTTCCAGGTCGAGGGCACCTTCCCCGATGGGACTAAGCTCGTCACCGTTCACAATCCGATTCCATGA
- a CDS encoding urease subunit beta, with product MKKHDAPQRSKEALAAAVKAELSAPIIPGEIMTVAGDIEILKGRETKDMTVKNLGDRPIQVGSHCHFFETNRALKFDREQAFGFRLCIPAGTAVRFEPGEEKKVTLVALAGNRLAQGVNGLTEGLLDDPKVKAKAVGLAAERGFGKGGAR from the coding sequence ATGAAGAAACATGACGCGCCACAGAGGTCGAAGGAAGCCTTGGCGGCTGCGGTGAAAGCCGAGCTGTCTGCCCCGATCATTCCCGGCGAGATTATGACGGTGGCTGGTGATATCGAGATCTTAAAAGGACGAGAGACAAAAGATATGACGGTCAAGAACTTGGGTGATCGACCAATTCAAGTCGGGTCTCACTGTCACTTCTTCGAAACCAATCGTGCGCTCAAGTTTGATCGTGAGCAGGCCTTCGGGTTCCGGCTCTGCATTCCTGCCGGTACGGCGGTCCGGTTTGAACCGGGTGAGGAAAAAAAGGTGACGCTCGTGGCCCTTGCAGGCAACCGGCTTGCCCAAGGTGTGAACGGATTGACTGAGGGATTGTTGGATGATCCGAAGGTCAAGGCCAAGGCTGTCGGTCTCGCTGCTGAACGTGGGTTTGGGAAAGGAGGCGCACGGTGA
- the ureC gene encoding urease subunit alpha — protein MKISRKHYASLYGPTVGDRVRLGDTDLIIEVEEDRIIPGEEAVFGGGKTIRDGMGQSARATSSSGQLDTVITSALILDYTGVIKADIGIKDGRIVGIGHAGNSDLMPNVTPGMEIGPGTEAISGEGRIITAGGIDTHIHFICPQQCWEALSAGLTTMIGGGTGPANGTAATTCTPGPWNIHRMLEASEGIPMNLGYLGKGNASRPEGLNEQIEAGAIGLKLHEDWGTTPAAIDTCLSVAEHYDVQVALHADTLNEAGFVEDTIRAIKGRAIHSFHTEGAGGGHAPDIIKICGEPNVLPSSTNPTRPFTVNTMDEHLDMLIVCHNLNPRIPEDVAFAESRIRRETIQAEDILHDMGAISMMSSDSQAMGRIGEVITRTWQTAHKMKMQRGHLTPTSGKDSAQNDNFRARRYVAKYTINPAITHGIAHEVGSVEVGKIADLVIWKPEFFGVKPEMVLKSGFIAQAQMGDPNASIPTPEPTISRPMFGAFGRALSSTSFTFVSQAALDHEIPKRLGLQRRIAAVKNIRGMKKRDLKLNDAVLKVEVNPETYLVTADGVPLTCEPAIVLPLAQRYNLF, from the coding sequence GTGAAAATTTCACGCAAACATTACGCATCCCTGTACGGTCCCACGGTCGGCGATCGTGTCCGGCTTGGGGACACGGATCTCATCATCGAAGTCGAAGAGGATCGGATCATTCCAGGAGAGGAAGCGGTCTTCGGCGGCGGGAAGACCATTCGTGACGGGATGGGGCAGTCCGCCCGAGCCACGAGCAGCAGCGGCCAGCTGGACACAGTGATTACCAGTGCGCTCATCCTCGACTACACCGGGGTCATCAAAGCCGACATCGGTATCAAGGACGGCCGCATCGTTGGCATCGGTCATGCCGGAAATTCCGACCTCATGCCCAATGTCACGCCCGGCATGGAGATCGGTCCTGGCACGGAAGCGATTTCGGGAGAAGGCCGTATCATCACAGCCGGCGGCATCGACACGCATATCCACTTCATTTGTCCACAGCAATGTTGGGAAGCCCTTTCTGCCGGTCTGACCACGATGATCGGCGGCGGGACCGGTCCTGCGAACGGGACCGCCGCGACGACCTGTACGCCTGGGCCATGGAACATTCATCGCATGCTGGAAGCGTCCGAGGGCATTCCTATGAACCTCGGTTATCTCGGCAAGGGCAACGCGTCTCGGCCTGAAGGATTGAATGAACAGATCGAAGCCGGTGCAATCGGGCTGAAGCTGCACGAAGACTGGGGTACCACCCCGGCCGCGATCGACACCTGTTTGAGCGTGGCCGAGCATTACGATGTGCAGGTGGCGCTCCATGCGGATACGCTCAATGAAGCCGGTTTTGTTGAGGACACCATCAGGGCCATCAAGGGAAGAGCGATCCATAGCTTCCATACGGAGGGCGCAGGTGGCGGTCATGCGCCGGACATCATTAAGATTTGCGGCGAGCCGAATGTGCTGCCCTCTTCGACCAATCCCACGAGGCCATTCACCGTCAACACGATGGATGAGCATCTTGACATGTTGATCGTGTGTCACAATCTGAATCCACGAATCCCCGAGGACGTGGCGTTTGCGGAATCACGCATCCGTCGTGAGACTATTCAGGCGGAAGACATTCTTCATGACATGGGCGCGATCAGCATGATGTCCTCCGACTCGCAGGCGATGGGCCGCATTGGGGAAGTCATCACCAGAACGTGGCAAACTGCTCATAAGATGAAGATGCAGCGGGGACACCTCACCCCCACCAGCGGGAAAGATTCCGCCCAGAACGACAACTTCCGGGCCAGACGTTATGTGGCGAAGTACACGATCAATCCGGCCATCACACACGGTATTGCTCATGAAGTCGGTTCCGTAGAGGTGGGGAAGATCGCCGACCTCGTCATCTGGAAGCCGGAGTTCTTCGGCGTGAAGCCGGAGATGGTGTTGAAGAGCGGCTTCATCGCCCAAGCGCAAATGGGCGATCCCAATGCCTCGATCCCGACGCCGGAACCGACGATCAGTCGACCGATGTTCGGCGCATTCGGTCGTGCTCTGTCCAGCACCAGCTTTACCTTCGTATCTCAGGCCGCATTGGATCATGAGATTCCGAAGCGGCTTGGTCTGCAGAGGCGGATCGCCGCGGTCAAGAATATCCGTGGCATGAAGAAGCGCGATCTCAAGCTGAACGATGCGGTGCTGAAAGTGGAGGTGAATCCGGAAACGTACCTTGTGACGGCAGATGGTGTGCCGCTCACCTGCGAACCGGCGATCGTGCTGCCGCTGGCGCAACGGTACAATTTGTTCTAG
- a CDS encoding urease accessory UreF family protein: MKTPALLEGLRFVDTFFPSGGYAFSSGLEAAIQGGAVKTSDQFARYIEDLLRGGMSRREALATKLANRAGSAGSLDEAVQIDRELDATKLGRESRLASRQMGRQVIRVAADQIRAKPILSEYRDEIESERAPGHFAVTFGLTMGTCGWSPEETAVAFLYQTAVGFVSAAMRLAPIGQHEGQRILGEWLPLIEWISREVDLDTAMSSWSPIQDIYAMRHGSLEWRLFRS, encoded by the coding sequence ATGAAGACACCAGCGTTACTGGAAGGGCTGCGGTTCGTCGATACCTTTTTCCCCTCCGGTGGCTATGCGTTTTCCTCGGGGCTAGAAGCTGCCATCCAAGGAGGCGCCGTCAAGACCTCCGATCAGTTTGCCAGATACATTGAGGATTTGCTGCGTGGTGGCATGAGCCGCCGGGAAGCTCTTGCCACAAAACTGGCCAATCGAGCGGGGTCTGCCGGATCACTGGATGAGGCGGTCCAGATCGATCGTGAGTTGGACGCGACAAAGCTCGGCCGTGAGTCACGGTTGGCCAGTCGTCAGATGGGACGACAAGTGATCAGGGTTGCTGCGGATCAAATCCGAGCGAAACCAATCCTGAGCGAGTATCGCGACGAGATAGAATCCGAACGAGCTCCAGGGCACTTCGCGGTGACGTTCGGGCTCACCATGGGCACCTGCGGCTGGAGCCCGGAGGAAACAGCGGTGGCCTTCCTGTACCAAACCGCTGTTGGTTTTGTCTCTGCGGCGATGCGACTCGCGCCGATCGGCCAACATGAGGGGCAGCGCATACTGGGCGAATGGCTTCCGTTGATTGAATGGATCAGTCGAGAAGTTGACTTAGATACAGCGATGAGCTCGTGGTCGCCTATCCAAGATATTTATGCGATGCGTCATGGCTCTCTGGAGTGGAGGCTCTTTCGGTCTTAA
- the ureG gene encoding urease accessory protein UreG: MHDLNREHSHNWTPTQARKQGIPVIGIGGPVGSGKTALVEALCQKLRDRYSLAAVTNDIFTKIDAEILTKRAALPVDRILGVETGGCPHTAIREDASHNQEAIDDLLRRHPDVELIFLESGGDNLAATFSPELVDHVIYVIDVSGGDKIPRKGGPGITRSDFLVINKMDLAPHVRADLSVMDRDTRRMRGDLPFGFTNILSGEGLDTVVAWVEQRIPQKARRA, encoded by the coding sequence ATGCATGATCTAAATCGTGAGCACAGTCACAATTGGACTCCCACGCAAGCGCGGAAACAAGGCATTCCAGTCATTGGTATCGGAGGCCCCGTCGGGTCAGGGAAAACAGCGCTCGTTGAGGCTCTGTGTCAGAAATTGCGCGACCGGTACAGCCTGGCCGCGGTGACGAACGATATTTTTACGAAAATTGATGCTGAAATTCTGACGAAGCGAGCAGCCTTGCCGGTCGACCGGATTCTTGGCGTTGAGACCGGTGGATGTCCACACACGGCCATCCGCGAAGATGCCTCGCACAATCAAGAGGCGATCGATGATCTGCTGCGCCGCCATCCCGACGTGGAGCTGATCTTCTTGGAAAGTGGGGGAGACAATCTTGCGGCGACTTTCAGCCCTGAGTTGGTGGATCATGTCATCTATGTGATCGATGTGTCGGGAGGCGACAAGATTCCACGCAAGGGGGGACCTGGCATCACTCGATCTGATTTTCTCGTCATCAACAAGATGGATTTGGCTCCTCATGTGCGCGCGGATCTGTCCGTTATGGATCGGGATACTCGCCGGATGCGCGGCGATCTTCCGTTTGGGTTCACCAATATTCTTTCCGGCGAGGGCTTGGATACCGTCGTCGCCTGGGTGGAACAGCGCATCCCCCAGAAAGCCAGGCGCGCTTGA
- a CDS encoding urease accessory protein UreD: protein MPTQKGARKHTSRRTSPSPKRKPSREKSVPGRFATELVGRVGELRLKYAKPDRRTIIAHSYVTTPWKLLPPIYLDDTGAAYTLLVNPSGGLVEGDCLSIDMSLDKDAHVLISAPSANRVYHSLGAVSVQDIRIHVGAGAILEWLPEHTIPFAGSRFRQRLLVTLAPGATLFLWDAVASGRIAREERWAFTDLENEIRITTASGSSLLERYVLDPATGLGCVGLAEDWNYVASFYVVNDAVEPEAWSRLESKIVPILDERPGQVLGGVSTPSVPGLAIKLLARRAPDLTDMLDALWAVIREGVLNLPPVSLRKY, encoded by the coding sequence GTGCCGACGCAGAAGGGAGCACGAAAACACACTTCTCGGAGAACAAGCCCTTCTCCGAAAAGAAAACCTTCTCGGGAAAAGAGTGTCCCTGGGCGGTTCGCGACTGAATTGGTCGGGCGAGTCGGTGAGCTCAGGCTAAAGTATGCCAAGCCTGACCGACGAACCATTATCGCTCATTCGTACGTCACGACACCCTGGAAGCTTCTCCCTCCCATTTACCTTGATGATACGGGAGCTGCTTACACTCTCCTGGTCAATCCCTCCGGCGGACTCGTTGAGGGTGACTGCCTTTCCATAGATATGAGCTTAGACAAGGACGCGCATGTGCTGATCTCCGCGCCCTCCGCCAACCGCGTCTACCACTCACTCGGGGCAGTGTCGGTTCAGGACATCCGAATCCATGTTGGTGCCGGCGCAATCTTGGAGTGGCTCCCGGAACATACCATTCCTTTTGCCGGATCACGATTCCGGCAGAGACTTCTGGTCACACTGGCGCCGGGTGCCACACTTTTCTTGTGGGACGCCGTCGCTTCGGGACGCATCGCCAGAGAGGAACGATGGGCCTTTACCGATCTGGAGAACGAAATCCGAATCACGACTGCATCCGGCAGTTCCCTTTTGGAGCGCTATGTCCTTGATCCCGCCACCGGCTTGGGCTGTGTAGGGCTTGCAGAAGACTGGAACTACGTTGCCTCGTTCTACGTCGTAAACGATGCGGTGGAACCTGAGGCCTGGAGTCGACTGGAGTCGAAGATCGTACCGATCTTGGATGAGCGACCAGGTCAGGTGTTGGGAGGGGTCTCAACACCAAGCGTTCCGGGGCTCGCAATCAAATTGCTGGCTCGTAGGGCCCCTGACCTTACAGACATGCTCGATGCCTTATGGGCGGTCATCCGCGAGGGGGTGTTGAATCTCCCGCCTGTATCGTTGCGAAAATACTAG
- a CDS encoding tetratricopeptide repeat protein, whose protein sequence is MDHRLPPYQRVNLVGGVLIFFFASNCAAPPPSPPRPLIDGPAVSEVLKRAQAGDPNAQNELGLRYSEGRGLPQNYHEAKDWFKRAADQGHANAQVNLGTLYSLGRGAPYSDPMALYWFQKAAEQRNALAFAKLGMMYERGRAVPQSLIDAHMWYSLSIAHGEKRAAESRDAVVIRMTPGQIAEAEDRAKKWMPKGR, encoded by the coding sequence ATGGATCATCGGCTGCCACCCTACCAGCGCGTGAATCTCGTAGGAGGTGTTCTGATATTCTTTTTCGCGTCAAACTGCGCCGCTCCTCCTCCTAGTCCGCCACGCCCGCTCATCGACGGGCCGGCCGTGAGTGAGGTCCTCAAGCGCGCTCAGGCGGGCGATCCCAATGCTCAAAATGAATTGGGGTTACGGTATAGCGAAGGGCGGGGTCTTCCACAAAACTATCATGAGGCAAAGGATTGGTTTAAAAGGGCCGCCGACCAGGGACACGCTAACGCACAAGTCAACCTAGGAACCCTCTATTCCCTAGGACGAGGCGCACCGTACAGTGACCCCATGGCGTTGTATTGGTTTCAGAAGGCCGCGGAGCAACGGAACGCGCTGGCCTTCGCGAAACTGGGGATGATGTATGAACGGGGGCGAGCGGTGCCACAGAGCCTTATTGATGCCCACATGTGGTACAGCCTGTCGATTGCCCACGGTGAGAAACGTGCGGCTGAATCTCGCGACGCGGTTGTCATTCGGATGACGCCAGGACAAATTGCCGAAGCGGAAGACCGGGCGAAAAAATGGATGCCCAAGGGACGATAA
- a CDS encoding tetratricopeptide repeat protein, with translation MGRFSGNLIMLTVLCTLSACIDPPKSPYVDVRDTVSRIDESQAAAEQGSPEDQYNLGMRYEAALPKDHREAVRWYRMAATQRHVGAFYRLCVLSDIGRGMPQDYQEALRWCRLAADQRHGPAMFMIATYYEKARGVPKDVVLAYQWYNLAAANGHEAGAKWRDRLASTMTPPQIAQAQFLARNWKPRATSLGQEQ, from the coding sequence ATGGGGCGCTTCTCGGGAAATCTCATCATGCTGACCGTCCTCTGCACCCTGTCGGCATGCATAGATCCGCCAAAGTCTCCCTACGTCGACGTGAGGGACACAGTGTCCCGTATCGACGAATCACAGGCAGCCGCAGAACAAGGAAGCCCCGAGGATCAGTACAATCTTGGCATGCGATATGAGGCCGCCTTGCCGAAAGACCACAGAGAAGCCGTTCGGTGGTACCGCATGGCGGCCACCCAACGACATGTCGGTGCATTCTATCGGCTCTGCGTGCTCTCGGACATCGGTCGTGGGATGCCCCAGGACTATCAGGAAGCTCTACGGTGGTGCCGCCTTGCCGCGGACCAGCGGCATGGGCCGGCGATGTTTATGATCGCCACATATTATGAAAAGGCACGGGGAGTCCCCAAGGATGTCGTCCTAGCCTACCAGTGGTACAACCTGGCGGCGGCCAACGGCCATGAAGCCGGAGCGAAATGGCGAGATCGCCTGGCCAGCACCATGACGCCGCCTCAAATCGCTCAGGCACAATTTCTCGCACGAAATTGGAAACCCAGGGCCACAAGTTTAGGCCAAGAACAATAG